In Pseudomonas coleopterorum, the genomic window ACAACCCCTGTAGCAGCGGCGCGAGCCGCGTCATGGGTTCACGCGGTGTGCCTGATGCAATGCGGTGAGGCTGGACGCGGCTTGCGCCGTATTTGTAGCAGCGGCGCGAGCCGCGTCATGGGTTCACGCGGTGTGCCTGATGTAATGCGGTGAGGTCGGACGCGGCTTGCGCCGCTGCTACAAGGGCGCGTTGTGTTGAGGTTGCAAATAATCGATAGCCTGCTTTGCTTTAACCAACGTTCCCTGTGCAAGGGGACCTCAACCGCACGCTTGCGAACGAGCCCATGACTGAGTCTGCCCAACCTGCAACGCCCTCTTCGTCCTCGATCACCCTGCAAATCATCTCCATCGTGTTCTACACGTTCATTGCCTTCATCTCGATCGGACTGCCCATCGCGGTGCTGCCCGGCTACGTGCACGACCACTTAGGGTTCAGTGCGGTGGCCGCCGGCGTGGTGATCGGCGCGCAGTACCTGGCGACGCTGCTCAGCCGGCCCAGCGCCGGACGCATGGCCGACGCATTGGGCACCAAACGCACCATCGTCTACGGCCTGATCGGTATCGGCATCAGCGGAGCGCTGACGTTCGTCTCGGTGTTTCTGCACAGCGTGCCGCAGTGGAGCCTGGGCGTGCTGATCGCCGGGCGTGTGGTCCTCGGCCTGGCGCAAGGCGCGATCGGGGTAGGTACCAGCAGCTGGGGAATCAGCCGCGTCGGCGCCGAACACATGGCCAAGGTGATCTCATGGAACGGCATCGCCTCCTATGGCGCCATCGCCATCGGCGCCCCGCTGGGCGTATTGATGGTGGCCTTCGCCGGGTTCTGGAGCCTCGGCATTGCGCTCATGGCCCTGAGCGCTCTGGGCTTGTGGATGATCCGTGACACACCGGCGTCACCC contains:
- a CDS encoding MFS transporter, which gives rise to MTESAQPATPSSSSITLQIISIVFYTFIAFISIGLPIAVLPGYVHDHLGFSAVAAGVVIGAQYLATLLSRPSAGRMADALGTKRTIVYGLIGIGISGALTFVSVFLHSVPQWSLGVLIAGRVVLGLAQGAIGVGTSSWGISRVGAEHMAKVISWNGIASYGAIAIGAPLGVLMVAFAGFWSLGIALMALSALGLWMIRDTPASPVVRGERMPFWSAFGRVAPHGMSLMLASIGYGTLTTFITLYYVERGWEGAAWCLTAFGISFIAARLVFINSINHLGGSTVAMACIATEVVGLAMLWLAPSPIFTLAGAALAGLGLSLVYPALGVLAIHKVPGTSRGAGLSAFAVFFDLALAIAGPVMGAVAAGFGYGSIFALAAGLSLIALGLTAWLSRQDQ